The Bacteroidales bacterium region TTTTAAGGGGGTTAATAAACAATCATGTACAATCAGATTCTGCCATTAGCCTTCCTGACCTGCAGGATAGCATGATGTGCCATAAGACGGATGGCATTGATCTTAATAAAACCGGCACTGTCCATCTGGTTGAAACCTCCTTCAATATCCATACTCGACAATTCTTTATTGTAGAGGGAACTGGGAGACTCCCGCCCGTCAACAATGACATTGCCTTTATAAAGAGTTAAAAATACTTTTCCGTCAATTACTTCCTGGCTTTTATTGATGGCAGCCATCAGAAAATCCATCTCGGGGCTGAACCAGAATCCGTTATATACAATTTCGGCGAAAACCGGAGACAGCATATTGCGCAGACGCATCACTTCACGGTCCATGGCAATACCTTCGATGTCCATATGGGCTACATGCAAAATGGTTGCCCCGGGTGTTTCATAAACACCCCTCGATTTGATGCCAACAAAACGGTTTTCAACCATATCAAGCAAACCGATTCCGTTTTCGGAACCAAGTTTGTTAAGGTACATAAAAAGTTCCAGCGGCTTTTCCTTTACAGTGCCATCATCCGTATTAACCACCTTCACCGGGGTACCGTCTTTGAAATGGATTTCTATATGAGTTTCTTTATCGGGTGCATTCTGGGGCAGCAGAATTTTGGTAAATATATCCTTCCCCGGTTTATATGCCGGATCTTCCAGAACTCCTGCCTCATGACTGATATGCATCAGGTTGTCATCTTCACTGTATGGTTTGCTGATGGTGGCTTTCACGGGAATGCCTTTCGCCTGCGCATAGGCAATCATATCGCTTCTTCCCTTGAATTCATTAAGGAATTCAGCCGTCTTCCAGGGGGAAAGAACTTTGATTTTAGGATTCAGGGCATAATAGGTCAGCTCAAACCGGACCTGGTCATTACCTTTCCCGGTAGCTCCATGCGCCACATAAGCCGCCTTTTCCGCATCGGCAATTTCAATCTGCTTTTTGGCAATCAGAGGCCGGGCCAGTGACGTACCCATGAGATACCGGCCTTCATATACTGCATTGGCACGTATAGCCGGAAAAATATAGTCTGTAACAAATTCTTCCTTCAGGTCTTCGATATACACCTTCGATGCTCCTATTTTCAGAGCTTTTTCTCGGGCGGCGTCAAAATCATCATCCTGCCCTACATCGGCTATGTAGGCAATCACATCATATCCTTTGTCAATCAACCATTTCAATATGACTGAAGTATCCAGCCCACCACTGTACGCAAGTATTACTTTTTCCTTCATTGTATGAAATTTTAAAATCAGGTTAATAAAGTAAAATAAGGGGTGGCCGTCGTGTGCAAACCCCCTGAAAATGCAACACAAACGACCACACCCTCCCTAAGGTTTCCTTTCAATTTCCGGGATGATCAGTGCCAGAGCCTTCTGAATATCACTCTTCTTCACACCTTCCCTGCCTATTACCAGTATGGTATCATCTCCCGCCACAGTAGCAAGAATTTCATACGGCTGGTGATGGTCGATCAGATAGGCAAGCCCGCTGGCAAAGCCCGGTATGGTTTTAATTACACCAAGATTATGGGAAAACTCGAGGGAAATAAAACCCGTCTTCCCCGCAGTTTCCTCAGGTACAACATCGTTCCAACCCGTTTCCTCCGGCAGAACATATACCATGCCCTTTTTCGAATCGGCTTTCCGCCCAACTTTCAAAAACTTCAGATCCCTCGAAAGAGTCGCCTGCGTATACCTGAATCCTTTCTTTTCAAGCTTCTGCAAAAGCTCTTCCTGGGTACCGATTGTTCCGGTACTGATCAGTTTCCGAATTTCCATCAATCTGCGCGTACGGGTCTTCAGCATGGCATATTTATACATTTGTGCTGCAAATATATGCATTTTTTTCTTTTCTTTCCAAATTTTCCATAAAATAATTCGTAGATTTGCCACCAAATTATCAGGTAAGGTATGCAGAAAGTTCCAGTCAGTAAAGTACTTGTTCTGGGTTCCGGTGCCCTCAAAATCGGTGAAGCAGGTGAATTCGATTACTCCGGCTCACAGGCTTTAAAGGCCATGCGCGAGGAAAATATTTATACCATTCTCATTAATCCCAACATAGCAACCGTTCAAACGACTGAAGGTATCGCCGACAAAATCTATTTCCTGCCGGTTACTCCCTATTTTGTTGAAAAAGTAATCGAAAAAGAAAGGCCCGACGGAATTCTTCTGGCGTTCGGAGGGCAAACCGCCCTTAACTGCGGGGTGGCACTTTACCAAAACAAAATTCTCGAAAAGTACAATGTGAAGGTACTGGGAACTCCTGTTCAGGCTATCATAGATACCGAAGACCGTGAAAAATTCGTTGAACGCCTGAACGAAATTGAAGTTAAAACTCCCCGCAGTGTTGCTGTTACCAACATCGACGATGCCCTTGCTGCTGCAAAAATGCTGGGGTTCCCGGTGATCGTTCGTGCTGCCTATGCACTCGGAGGCCAGGGCAGCGGCTTTTGCTCCGATGAGGAAGAACTCCTCCGCACAGTTACCAGGGCCTTCTCCTATTCCCCTCAGGTTCTTGTGGAAGAATCATTGAAAGGATGGAAGGAAATTGAGTACGAAGTGGTCAGGGATCAGTTCGATAACTGCATCACTGTATGCAACATGGAAAATTTCGATCCCC contains the following coding sequences:
- a CDS encoding argininosuccinate synthase; translation: MKEKVILAYSGGLDTSVILKWLIDKGYDVIAYIADVGQDDDFDAAREKALKIGASKVYIEDLKEEFVTDYIFPAIRANAVYEGRYLMGTSLARPLIAKKQIEIADAEKAAYVAHGATGKGNDQVRFELTYYALNPKIKVLSPWKTAEFLNEFKGRSDMIAYAQAKGIPVKATISKPYSEDDNLMHISHEAGVLEDPAYKPGKDIFTKILLPQNAPDKETHIEIHFKDGTPVKVVNTDDGTVKEKPLELFMYLNKLGSENGIGLLDMVENRFVGIKSRGVYETPGATILHVAHMDIEGIAMDREVMRLRNMLSPVFAEIVYNGFWFSPEMDFLMAAINKSQEVIDGKVFLTLYKGNVIVDGRESPSSLYNKELSSMDIEGGFNQMDSAGFIKINAIRLMAHHAILQVRKANGRI